From one Chthonomonadales bacterium genomic stretch:
- a CDS encoding Rrf2 family transcriptional regulator: MPLFSAKLDYALRAVLDLAMQPAHIACQSREIAARQDIRGPYLDQILAVLKREGIVRSIRGAGGGYTLARGASRITVADVVRAVAGTDLLASPSIGSTDPATSSTAYVVRQYAERAEAELCRLLRETTLADLVTQKQRLDDSYSIMPGI, from the coding sequence ATGCCGCTCTTCAGCGCCAAGCTCGACTACGCCCTGCGTGCCGTGCTGGACCTGGCCATGCAGCCGGCCCACATCGCCTGCCAGAGCCGCGAGATCGCCGCCCGGCAGGACATCCGCGGGCCCTACCTGGACCAGATCCTGGCCGTGCTGAAGCGCGAGGGCATCGTTCGCAGCATTCGGGGCGCGGGCGGAGGGTACACGCTGGCGCGCGGTGCAAGCCGCATCACGGTCGCCGACGTCGTGCGCGCCGTCGCCGGCACCGACCTGCTGGCGAGCCCCTCCATCGGATCGACGGACCCGGCGACCAGCAGCACCGCCTACGTGGTCCGTCAGTACGCGGAGAGGGCCGAAGCCGAGCTGTGCCGCCTTCTGCGAGAAACCACGCTCGCGGACCTCGTCACCCAGAAGCAGCGTCTCGACGACTCGTACAGCATCATGCCGGGGATCTGA
- a CDS encoding DUF2993 domain-containing protein has protein sequence MRGRTAAAIAACAIAAAMLTVGCTRPINRAAERRIRDALSRYVGPARAWRAHVDNPAERTVRGRIGRVSIEGERVGMGQNLVLDTLEIEMRDVDVDVGSSRVRSIGPTSFRAVVREADLNAYLRSAEDGSDAAARVERVELRNGALRISATYAVLGGRVPFRATVAPRLAGPTRLEFDPRRMSVAGVPVPLPAGVLAWLARRLDAGFDFGALPFPLRVTAFTVADGAITVDGNADVMPLLRAHNASAAREGPHEWDPIRMDGVDIPPI, from the coding sequence ATGCGAGGGCGAACCGCCGCGGCGATCGCGGCCTGCGCGATCGCCGCGGCCATGCTGACCGTTGGCTGCACGCGCCCCATAAACCGCGCCGCCGAGCGTCGAATCCGCGACGCCCTGTCGCGCTACGTGGGCCCGGCGCGTGCCTGGCGCGCCCACGTCGACAACCCGGCGGAACGCACGGTACGCGGCCGGATCGGGCGCGTGAGCATCGAGGGCGAGCGCGTCGGGATGGGCCAGAACCTGGTCCTCGACACCCTGGAGATCGAGATGCGCGACGTCGACGTAGACGTTGGCTCCTCGCGCGTTCGATCGATCGGTCCTACATCGTTCCGCGCCGTGGTGCGGGAGGCCGATCTGAACGCCTACCTGCGGAGTGCCGAGGATGGCTCCGACGCAGCGGCTCGCGTGGAGCGCGTCGAGCTGCGCAACGGCGCCCTCCGCATCTCGGCCACCTACGCGGTTCTTGGCGGCCGCGTGCCGTTCCGAGCAACGGTGGCGCCGCGCCTGGCCGGGCCGACGCGGCTCGAGTTCGACCCGAGGCGCATGAGCGTGGCCGGTGTGCCGGTTCCGCTCCCCGCCGGGGTGCTGGCCTGGCTGGCGCGCCGGCTCGACGCCGGATTCGACTTCGGCGCCCTCCCGTTCCCGCTCCGAGTGACGGCGTTCACCGTGGCGGACGGGGCGATCACGGTGGATGGCAACGCGGACGTGATGCCGCTGCTGCGGGCGCACAACGCCTCGGCGGCCAGAGAGGGGCCGCACGAGTGGGACCCGATCCGGATGGATGGCGTTGACATACCGCCGATATAA
- a CDS encoding glycoside hydrolase family 65 protein yields MSTDPWVLATTGTAGHTGGYLGNGFLGMRFGPSGTAESPDGRCPSGAPDRLSHALECYAAGLYVSEQLQATPNWARLHVATEDGPLLPGRAPVAAYRQELDLARCELRTSYRWPRGPLPFDVAVVARVHRDVPNLATIWLRVMPRADGLLRVEGPLEGAAEGCGDGGALECTSVREMDLAPGTPFRSIAVAQRIEVAGASLEQADAVAGSVALRVRAGRPVTVVKWVTVTLDRGAPSQAARRAWSRLRALRRSGLEARVAAHRAAWSRLWRSDVRIEGDPGAQHVVRAALFYLLCSVRQGAAWSLPPMGLSGLQWHGHVFWDADTWMLPPLAALHPELSLAITDYRFRTLPGARANARRSGHPGADYAWESAVTGRELAPPQFAAGRHVTADVGIAQWQQYLYSGDLSRLRDRGYPVLRATAEFWASRVARDAATGRYEVRRVGSPDESAGVVDNDTYTNAAVRGDLLCAARAARALGIRPPPSWERIAARIWLPYNARAGRFMSSGRGDPQRHRPKQAAAELLLFPLEIDAPWRVKAATLAFHGSRVSKFGPAMTASAYAVAAADLAAGARAAGRPAGEARAWRARALAYWRESYEPFVREPFLDFSEKRTMLNTTFLTGCAGVLSGVIHGFGGVRVDEQGLTARPVLPDGWTRLNITGLHGGGRAYTLDARRGMPVVLRRVGGPERHGGRGGSVSDGVD; encoded by the coding sequence GTGAGTACGGACCCCTGGGTCCTCGCGACAACGGGCACGGCCGGGCACACGGGCGGCTACCTGGGCAATGGCTTCCTGGGCATGCGGTTCGGACCGTCCGGCACTGCCGAGAGCCCGGATGGGCGCTGCCCGAGCGGCGCGCCGGACCGGTTGAGCCACGCGCTCGAGTGCTACGCCGCCGGACTCTACGTCTCCGAGCAACTTCAGGCGACCCCCAACTGGGCGCGCCTGCACGTCGCGACGGAGGATGGCCCGCTACTCCCGGGCCGCGCGCCGGTCGCCGCCTACCGCCAGGAACTGGACCTTGCGCGCTGCGAGCTACGTACCTCGTACCGTTGGCCTCGCGGGCCGTTGCCGTTCGATGTGGCGGTGGTTGCGCGCGTCCATCGCGACGTGCCGAACCTCGCGACGATCTGGCTGCGGGTGATGCCGCGTGCCGACGGCCTTCTGCGCGTTGAGGGGCCGCTCGAGGGCGCCGCCGAGGGCTGCGGCGACGGTGGCGCGCTCGAGTGTACGTCGGTGCGGGAGATGGATCTCGCGCCCGGAACGCCCTTTCGCTCTATCGCGGTGGCCCAGCGCATCGAGGTCGCCGGCGCGAGCCTGGAGCAGGCCGATGCGGTCGCCGGGTCCGTTGCGCTCCGCGTGCGGGCCGGTCGGCCCGTCACCGTGGTGAAGTGGGTGACCGTGACGCTCGACCGCGGCGCGCCGTCGCAGGCCGCGCGCCGCGCGTGGAGTCGGTTGCGCGCGCTGCGACGGTCGGGGCTGGAGGCCCGCGTCGCGGCGCATCGCGCGGCGTGGAGCCGGCTGTGGCGCAGCGACGTCCGCATCGAGGGCGACCCGGGCGCGCAGCACGTGGTGCGCGCTGCGCTCTTCTACCTGCTGTGCAGCGTTCGACAGGGTGCGGCCTGGAGCCTGCCTCCGATGGGTCTCTCCGGCCTTCAGTGGCACGGGCACGTGTTCTGGGACGCCGACACCTGGATGCTGCCACCTCTCGCGGCGCTCCACCCCGAACTGTCTCTCGCGATCACCGACTATCGTTTCCGCACTCTCCCGGGCGCGCGAGCAAACGCGCGGCGGAGCGGGCACCCGGGCGCTGACTACGCCTGGGAGAGCGCCGTGACCGGCCGCGAGCTTGCGCCCCCCCAGTTCGCTGCAGGGCGGCACGTGACCGCGGACGTCGGGATCGCGCAGTGGCAGCAGTACCTCTACTCCGGCGACCTCTCCCGGCTGCGAGACCGCGGCTACCCGGTCCTTCGTGCAACGGCGGAGTTCTGGGCGAGCCGCGTCGCGCGCGATGCCGCGACCGGGCGGTACGAGGTGCGACGCGTCGGGTCCCCGGACGAGTCGGCCGGTGTCGTGGACAACGATACGTACACGAACGCGGCCGTCCGGGGCGACCTGCTATGTGCGGCCCGCGCCGCGCGCGCGCTGGGCATCCGGCCGCCGCCGAGCTGGGAGAGGATCGCCGCGCGCATCTGGCTGCCGTACAACGCGCGGGCCGGGCGCTTCATGTCGAGTGGGCGGGGCGACCCGCAGCGCCACCGGCCGAAGCAGGCGGCCGCGGAGCTTCTGCTCTTCCCGCTGGAGATCGACGCCCCGTGGCGCGTGAAGGCGGCGACGCTGGCGTTCCACGGGAGCCGCGTGAGCAAGTTCGGGCCGGCGATGACGGCCTCGGCCTATGCCGTGGCGGCAGCCGACCTGGCCGCCGGCGCGCGCGCCGCGGGGCGGCCGGCCGGCGAGGCGCGGGCCTGGCGGGCGCGTGCCCTGGCCTACTGGCGCGAGAGCTACGAACCGTTCGTGCGTGAGCCGTTCCTGGACTTCTCGGAGAAGCGCACGATGCTCAACACGACGTTCCTGACCGGTTGCGCTGGCGTGCTTTCCGGTGTCATCCACGGGTTCGGCGGGGTCCGCGTGGACGAGCAGGGGCTAACGGCGCGCCCGGTCCTGCCGGACGGCTGGACGCGCCTTAACATCACGGGACTGCATGGGGGCGGCCGTGCCTACACGCTCGACGCTCGGCGTGGCATGCCCGTCGTCCTGCGCCGCGTCGGTGGACCCGAGCGGCATGGCGGACGCGGCGGTTCCGTGAGCGATGGGGTAGACTGA